The Alnus glutinosa chromosome 10, dhAlnGlut1.1, whole genome shotgun sequence DNA window CATAGGTTCTTGTGGGTTTTTTCTGTGGGTTAGCTGGGtgttcctgtgtacttaagagcgcttttcgcttttttaataaagttttcttacttatcaaaaaaaaatttagaagttgCAACTTGATGCGGCTtcttcctttattattttttttttttcacttatcaaaaaaagaagctGCATCAAGTTTCTGGTCATATGGGATTGGCACTTCTATTTAAATCTTACACCAAGCATTTAATAAGAAATTGAATGTACAGATGCACGACAATTTTCTGTAATTTGGTCTTAGTGAATCTGGtggatttgatttgttttttagattCTAATAGTCTTTAGGGTATtcggctctcttgtatactttttgtgtacaaGGGTTTTGCTCTTTTcttacaataatattattatcatAATCTGTAATTTGAAGGCACTGCCTTTTAAAAATTCTCCTTTTTCCCAATTGTCCattctcttgtttttctttatttcattcttttcttcattggttattttttaaatttcataagaAACATTTAAGGCCTTCCATTCTAGTCAtatgcttttcaaattaaacTTGGATGCTTTGCATATTTTAGTAAATATGTTTTTTCCTGAGATTTCTTGAATTATCAGCAACTTCCAATTGGATCATATTAGAAAGTAAAGTTCTATACATTTATATATGCACTTGCTTGTTTGCCTCCTTTTTTCTTCCCTACGAGGCGGCCTCTTTTCCTTAGAAgggtatttggcgtgttaaagctccgaagcgggtggcgttttttgtttggatagcggctttaggaaagatcttaactcatgacaatttacgtaggcgtggtattgtggtggtagagtggtgtgttatgtgtaagaagcatggggagtccgttgatcacctccttcttcactgtgatgtggcacgggttgtttggagttttttttatagcttgtttggggtggagtgggttatgcctagtagtgtgtTGGATTTATTGACTGGTTGGGGCACtgtgctgggtcgtggtcctgatttccgtatttggaagcaggttcctttatgtgttttgtggggcttgtggcgtgagagaaattctaagCTTTTTGAGGATCTGAAGAACACAGGGCAAAAAGTGGAGATAGATACGGTGGATAAGGCCAAAACCACTGTCGTTCCCCAAATTCTGGCTTATGTTCCGGATTCCGGCAAGGCAATATTGAAGAGAGATACGCATGGAACGACTCAAAGGTCCATAGTCCCATCGGTTCTGCAACCTGACGCACACTACTTAGTAAAGCAGATTGGCACAGCTTCTGATACCGTGGTCCCTGCAACACACTTAGTTCACTCTGGCGTCAGTCCTGAACTAGTCAAAATCAGGACCACTTTGCAGAGGCTGCAACAAGAAATTGGTCTGTGTCTGGCGGATCTTGCCAAGTTAGAGGGTGGGGTTGTGGAGTGCGGGCCTAAAGCTTCCGGGTCTCGGCCTACTGTCAGGAATGCTATGGGTTTCCAAGGAATCTGGTCCAGaagcaagaaaatgaaagggaaGGCCCCTATGGCAAACCAGGTCAACAGGGCCAACTTCGTATTCAAAGCCAAGGAACGCGCGTGCCTGTCTTCTATTCAGGCCCCAATGGTTTCAGGGGATCCCGGCGCATCCTCTTCGAGGCCGGAATTGCCACCGCCGGCAAAAAGTGACGGCCTTCCATCACAAGCTGATAGGGACTGTATTCAGCCCCAATCATCGGATAGTTCGGTCATTCCTCCTCTGAAGGCTTTCTCTTCGGATTCAGCTCCGGAACAGTTGGCTGGTCATGGAGGCAAGCTACCCGTTTCTTCACCGGTGGTCGTGTCTCTCATCAGCTCGGGGTTGGAAAGGAGCATGGGCGAGACAGTAGCTtttgtggaagccttggagagTGAAGAAATCAGTCCTAGGCCGGTAATGTGTGAGCATACTCAGAGGTCCATTCCGGATAGTCAGCTACAAGTTGAGGCACCAGAAAACCTTTCAGAGATGGATAAGGGGTCCTTGGTGCAGGTGCAGCCACCGGTTGAAGCATGGGTGCCTAGGATTTTGACAGGACTAGCTCCTTGGCAGATTCCGTTGGGGGAAAAATGGATGCAAAATATGGGGGAGGTCTCGGGTTCCAGCAGCAACTCCAAGGGGGAGTTTGAAATGGTGGTAAGCAAGGAGGGTGAGAAGGGAGGAGATGCGGGTACGAGTAGGGTGTTCCCTCTCAACGCCTACTCTCCAGTTGTGGAGGGGGAGGGGTATTCGGATTGGGTTCTTCAGCGTGCGAATGATATTTATCCCATTGTGAAGATGACGTATATGGGACACAAGTTGCAATTGTTGGCATTGTTGACTTGCATTGAAGGAGATCGTCGCAATGAAGATGGAAGCTCAAAGGGCAAGAGGGAGGTCAAGAACTTGGTGAGTTCTGTGAATTACGACACTAAGAGCGCTGGTTCTAATCGTGGGAAAAGGAGGGCTAGGGGTCTCATTGTTGTGCCATGAAGCCCAAGATTCTatcttggaatgtgagggggTTGAACAATAGACGTAAACGCCTAAGGATCAGCAACCTGCTCAGAGAATGGAAGGTGGATATCTTGTGCTTTCAAGAGACCAAAGTTCTTAATCCTTCGAGAGAATTTGTGCGCAGCATATGGGATTGTAATTATGTGGATTGGTGCAGCTTGGACTCTTGTGGGGCTTCAGGGGGTATATTGATCATGTGGGATAAGAGGGTAGTGGAGAAGGTCGATGTATGCTTGGGGGAGTTCACGCTTGCAGTTtcttttaggaattttgcaGACGGATTTGAGTGGGCATTTGCGGGGGTGTACGGCCCGAATCTCTATATTGAtaggaggaggctctgggatgagttggctgggatGCTCAATTGGTGGAGTGTGCCTTGGTGTATAGGGGGGGATTTTAATATTACTCGGTTCTCCAGTGAACGTTCTGGAGAAGGCAGTGTGTCGGGCATGAGGGATTTTGGTGACTTTATCTTTGATCAGGGCTTGATGGATTTCCCTCTCGCTGGAGGTTCTTATACTTGGTCGCTCCCTGGCGACCCTCCCACTTGGTCAAGGATTGACCGTTTTCTTGTTTCCCCTGATTGGGAATCTAGGTTTTCTGTGAAAACTCAGAAGAGTCTTCCCCGCCTTTATTCTGATCATTTTCCAATTCTCCTTGATTGCAGCGACACTACCAGGAGTAAAAGGACTTTCAAATTCGAAAATATGTGGCTTAAGGCGGAGGGGTTCGTGGGTttggtgaaacaatggtgggattcCTATTCGTTTCAAGGTTCTCCCAGTTTCGTTATAGCTTGCAAGCTTAAGGCTCTGAAGCAACATTTGAAGATTTGGAATGAAGAAGTTTTTGGTAACGtggagagaaaaaggaaaaagcttTTTGAAGAGCTTCAGGTCTTTGATTCTATTGAAGGTAGTAGGGCTTTGGGCGAGGAGGAGCAACTAAAAAAGATAGAGATTGTCAGCGAAATAGAGAGGGTTTCTCTGTTggaagagattagttggaggcaaaagtcgAGGGTAACGTGGTTAAAGGAAGGGGACAAATGTACTAAATATTTCCATTCTATAGCCAATTCTAACAGAAGATACAATTCTATTGATTCTTTAATGATTGGTGATTCACTTTCTTCAAATCAGACAGAGATAGGTGACCATGCGGTTCATTATTATCATACTCTCTTTTCTGAGAAGTACAGTTGGAGGCCGTCGTTGGATGATCAACCTTTTGACACTATCCTGGAGTCAGAGGCTAGCTGGCTGGAAAGAccttttgaggaggaggaggttagGAAGGTAGTGTTTGCTTTGAAGGGAGACAAGGCACCAGGTCCTGATGGTTTTTccatggctttcttccaagcttgctgGGAAGTTTTGAGTCCTgacattatggaggttttttctgaCTTTCATGAGAGAAGTGCGTTTGAGAAGAGTCTGAATACATCGTTTATTTCTCTCATTCCTAAGATTCCTGGAGCTAACTCTCTCAAAGATTTCCGTCCTATCAGTCTTGTGGGAGGGATCTACAAGATTCTGGCCAAAGTGTTGGCAAATCGACTGAAAGGGGTCTTGGAGAAGGTTATCTCCAAATCCCAGAGTGCATTCATCAAAGGGAGACAGATTCTAGATCCAGTCCTTATTGCCAACGAATGCATTGACAGCCGTGTCAGATCAGGGGAACCAGGTGTCATTTGTAAAATGGACTTGGAGAAAGCTTATGACCATGTTAATTggaattttcttttgtatatgttgaggcgATGTGGCTTCGGGGGTAAATGGTGTTCATGGATAGCTCGATGCATTTCTTCTGTGCGGTTTTCGGTTCTAGTCAATGGCTCTCCTAATGGTTTTTTCAGTAGTTCTCGAGGTTTGAGGCAAGGGGACCCCTTGTCTCCCCTgctgtttgtttttgttatggaggctttgagccgtATGATTACACAGGCGGTCAGTGGGGGTTTATTGGAAGGATTCTTAGTGGGCAATGTTTCTATCTCACATCTTTTGTTTGCCGATGACACATTGATCTTCTGCAATGCTCGCACATCTCAGCTACAGAATCTGCggagtctttttcttttgtttgaagcAATTTCGGGCTTGAAGGTCAATTTGGCAAAATCCAATTTaattccagtggggaatgttGAACAAGGGGATAGATTAGCAGACATCCTAGGGTGTGAGGTTGGTTCTCTACCAGCAAAGTATctgggtcttcctttgggggcttcctacaaGTCCACACGGATATGGGAcggagttattgagaagatagaaaagcggttggctagttggaaaaggttatatcTTTCCAAGGGTGGCAGAGTTACTCTTATTAAGAGTACTCTTTCCAATATTCCTACCTATTACTTGTCTTTATTTCCCATTCCTGGGAGGGTTGCGGCTCGGATCGAAAAACTGCATCGAGACTTTCTATGGGGAGGGTTGGGTGAAGAGGTTAAACTTCACTTGGTGAACTGGGCGAAGGTCTGTACTCCTATTTCAGAAGGAGGTTTGGGTATAAGAAATGTGGTGATGTTCAATCGAGCTTTGTTAGGGAAGTGGTTATGGCGTTTTGGGTTGgaaagagatgcttggtggagaggtGTGATTGATTCCAAATTTGGCAGCATGTGGGGTGGTTGGTGCTCCCGGGAGCCTGTAGGGACTTAtggagtggggttgtggaagaatattaggaaagggtgggagaccTTCTCCGGGTTtaccagatttgaggtgggggacgGGGAAAggattagtttttggcatgacttgtggtgcggAGACTCGGTTCTGAAAGAAGTTTTCCCtgatttatttggtattgctcgggtgaagAATGCGTCAGTGGCAGACAACGTGGAAGTGTTAGGCGGTTCAactcagtggaacgtgagctttgtcagagaggcgcatgattgggaggtggatgtgtTTGCCTCTTTTTTCCAGGTCCTCCATGCATCCAGAGTGAACAGAGATCGGCCAGACAGACTTTGGTGGGTGACTTCCAAGAAAGGTTTATTCAAGGTCAAGTCTTTTTTTAGTTCTTTGACTTGCTCTGGTGGTTCTTGGTTCCcttggaagtgtgtgtggcggactcaggcACCTCCAAGGGCAGCCTTTTTTACTTGGTCTGCTGCactaggaaagatccttactgtggataatcttaggaagaggcatTTGACTATTGTAGACAGATGCTGTTTATGTAAGAGAGACGGGGAATCTGTGGATCACATTCTTCTACATTGCGATGTGGCATCAATTCTGTGGAATAACATATTCTCTCGGTTTGGCATCTCTTGGGTAATGCCTAGAAGAGTGATAGACTTATTGGCAGGCTGGTGGAAGTCGGGGAGACCTTTGAATGCTacaatttggaagatggttcctatttgcattttttggtgcTTGTGGAAAGAGAGGAATCAAAGGTGTTTTGAAAACCTGGAGGGCTCTCTGGAGGAGGTGTTAGAGTCTTTTCTGCGTACTTTGTATAATTGGTCGATGGCCTTTTTGTACCCTATTTCTGTCAGCTATGCTGATTTtattgttcgtttttctctttctagttaggtgtttccttttgtatacgtccagtgtactaaggggcgccttacgctttcaataagactatcattacttatcaaaaaaggtttcggttggggctctttgtagaaatgtgcttaatatgttatatctttgggtgtcggcgcatagcccgggtagtATGTTGTTCgctgacttatcaaaaaaaaagtatgttgttcgctgactttttactttcttgttcttttatttcctCTGTATAATAGGggcttcttttgtatacttcatgtgtactagggttgcacccCTATgctctttttaatgaaattttacttatcaaaaaaaaaattatttaactttttttatttgttattgatttattttgattGCTCATGATGCTGCTTGTAGAGGGGAGAGAACTGGTGCAGATATTGCTTGCTGCTGGGGCAGAACCTACTGCCCAAGATGCTCCACATGGGCGGACAGCTTTGCATGCAGCTGCAATGGCTAATGATGTTGAGCTGGTCAAGGTAGGCAAAGTAACTTCCCTACTACTTCATATTGTTatctaaccatttttttttttttgataactcATCGTTTTGTGCATTTGTGCATATTAACCTTggaaatttttgtttgtttcttttttctaatgttCAGTTAAtatacccttcttttttttattcaaatgttGAATAGATTATTCTTGATGCTGGAGTTGATGTGAACATCCGGAATGTGCACAACACAATTCCTCTTCATGTGGCATTGGCCAGAGGGGCAAAGTCATGTGTTGGATTGCTTCTATCTGCAGGGGCAAACTGTAATTTGCAGGTTTATCTTCaaacatttgaaattttattattagatTCTGGATCTGTAACTCGAAATGATATCCCAGTCAATCTTTTGCTTGAAGAGAATTGGTAGGTGATGCTTATGCCATATATCAATGTGCAACATGCTAGACTAATCTGTTATATTGTTTTGCTTGCTCAATCAAAATGATGCTCCCCTATCCAGCTTTGGTATGCTTGTACTTGAGATTCACGAAATATATTATTCTTCTGTTGCTGTTAAAATCcacctaattaattaacttaattgTAGCGAGCCACTCCATTCCTTGAAGCAGCCAGCCTCTCATCTTGCACATAGAGTTCAGAGAGATAGGGttcttacttttttttgataagtagagagATAGGGTTCTTACTTAAAagagagtttgtaacacctcgGTCCCATATTAGGAatagatgagtagcccacatagagtggatggtttataaagatattcatgggtgctaagtctcacattggttagttactaggtgaaactaagctttataatagattctagaaaagctccaaattaactaatcattttggggtgatagcgcagatgtggctagcgctttttttTAGGTTACACTTGAAGTGTAATAATTAGGCAAAAAACATATCACAGGACATATTATAACGTTGTTAGCCACTTGTATGTGATTGTATAATATGCGTTGCAATATCACTTGGCTATTTGAAGAGAATGGGAAGATATAGATTATGCAGCTTTCTCAGTGAATTGAATAGTTTGAGGAAACAATTCCTTCgtacttatcaaaacaaaaaggaaacaatTCCTTCATATCTCCTAATTCCACTCTTTCTCCTGCTTCATATGCTCTTTTggctattattattatcatcaattttttaaagctCCAAGAGTCATCTTCTCATGCTCAGCTCGCAGAATCCATTTTCTATTTGGGTCAAATTCTTCCTACTCACTATAGGTTTCTACTAAATGCATCATCATAATCATCATcgtcatcattttatttttttaaaagcttcAAGAGTCATCTTCTCAGGCTCAGCTCAGAGAATCCATTTTTCATTTGGGTCAAATTCTTCCTACTTACTATAGGTTTCTACAAAGTGCATGATGTCTTCATTTCCACTTCTCTTTCTGGTGCTTAAAATCAAAAGTTCTTTATTTTGCAATCCACTTATGTACAATATCTTTGCTTATTGTTATCAGGATGATGAAGGTGACAATGCTTTCCATATAGCAGCAGATGCAGCAAAAATGATCCGTGAAAATCTTGAATGGCTCATTGTCATGCTTAGAAATCTGGATGCTGCTGTTGAGGTCAGAAACCACAGGTAAGTAGCTGTTTGAGGCATGGCTTCTTCATGTGGCTTCACCTTCATTCTCAAGGACTTTCTCATTTCTCATCTTTATGCACGTAGTCTTAAAATGTGGATTAATGGATTTAGATGCTGATTAGGTAGCTCCAACTATGCGGGGGATGCAGAGTTGAGCTCTGCTACATTACCGAAATTGATATATTTACttacaaagagaaaaagaaaaagaaattgatagaTCTATGTTTGGTGACAGTGGCAAGACTTTAAGGGACTTTTTGGAGACCCTTCCCCGGGAATGGATTTCTGAAGATCTGATGGAGGCACTTGTGAATAGGGGAGTTCATCTGTCTCCTACAATGTGAGGGGAAATATTAGATGATTCTTCTGATTTCAAATTGTGTGCATTATTTTTAACCGAACTTGTTTCTGACTATTAAGATAATTGTATTCTCAAATTGGTGTAGATTTGAAGTAGGAGACTGGGTTAAATTTAAAAGAAGTATCACAGCTCCTAAATATGGGTGGCAAGATGCAAGACACAAAAGTGTGGGATTTGTGCAAAGTGTCCCCGACAAGGACAATCTCATTGTGTCTTTTTGTTCTGGAGAAGCTCGTGTTTTGGCAAATGAAGTTATAAAAGTAATGCCATTAGACAGGGGACAGCATGTCCAGCTAAAACCTGACGTCAAAGAGCCCAGGTTTGATTCTGTACCAATATTaagttgtgttattttatgatcAGAATATTAGTCTTTTTGCTGCCTTACTGAAAAGTTCAAATATCATATGTGTGCAACGTGTATTCAGAAAGGAAGTCTCTAGTTTACTTCCTGTGTACTGGAGCATTCTGTTCTTCtagtaaaattattattaaaaaatgtatcAGAAAGGAAGAATGATAATTGTTGGGTCAACAATTTGAGATTATCATGAGATGATATTGATTCATGGAGCCAAGGTTTATAGTTTACTTCTAAGTTTGATTCATCATTTCTTGCAAATTATACCTTTTCTTATTGAAGCTAGTATTTTATGGTTTGTAACATATTTCCAATTACTGCTTTGGATAATCAAAGTCATAGGTGCTTCTGGTGGAATcttgattatgtgggataggagggtggtGGAAAAAATTGATGAGTGTGTGGGGGAGTTTTATGTTGCTTGTTCCTTTAGGAATGTTGAAGATCAATTCGCTTGGGCTTTTGTGGGTTTTTATGGCCCTAATTCCGATAGGTATAGAAGGTTCCTTTGGGATAAATTAGCTGGGTTGCTTAGTTGGTGGAACTTGCCTTGGTGCATTGGGGGTGATTTTAATGTCACCCGTTTCCCTAGCGAGAGATCAAGAGAAGCCCATTTCTACCCAGCCATGGGGGAGTtctctgatttcatttttgagTAGGGCCTGATGGATCTTCCTCTTATGGATGAAACTTTTACTTGGTCGAATAATCGGGATACCTCGTCTTGGTCCAGGATTGATAGATTTCTAGTCTCCCCGGAGTGGGAAGCCTAATATTCTGGTGTGACCCAGAGGAGGTTTCCTAGACCTTGTTCGGATCACTTCCCAATCCTTCTTGATTGTTGAGACTTTCATGCGGGTAGAAGATATTTCAAATTCGAAAATATGTGGCTAAAATCTGAGGGTTTTGTGGAAagggtgaaacaatggtggaACTCTTATCACTTCCCAATCCTTCTTGATTGTTGAGACTTTCATGCGGGTAGAAGATTCTTTTTGAAGGGCTTCCAGGTCTTGAATTGATTGAAGAAGGGAGGGCCTTATGTGTTGAGGAGAGagtgaggaagaaaaagtgttACATGATTTGGAGAGTTCCACTCTcttggaggaggtgagttggaggcaggAATCTAGGTCCTTGTGGTTGAGAGAGGGTGATAAGCGCACAAAAGGAATAGGCAACAACAAACTCCCCCGCACACTCATCAATTTTTTCTACGACTCATATTTCTAGTTTTCGTGACTTTcttggtttcttttcttttttagctaggttcttctcttgtatatttcttgtgtacttgggtgTGCCCTTTGATTTTTAGTGAATTTCGCTCCAAATCCTTAGATCTTCCTGATGCTGGAATTGGTGTGTCATTCTGTTGTGGTTCAGAAATGTAATTTAcccttttttattaatttttagttattaatgaaaattttagTTTTGGTTATGCACACACATTGTATCGAGCACCACAGTCTTGTGTGTATGTACATAATCAGATTTGTGTTCCTTATCTCAGATTTCGTGTTCAAATTTTAGGATCATGCTTCCGCAATTGGAGATACACATTTCTAATATTATTGATgccttgtgtgtgtgtgtgtgtacgtATTTACATAATCAGATTTGTGTTCCTTATCTCAGTTTTCGTGTTCAAATTTTAGGATCACGCTTCCTCAGTTGGAGATACACATTTCTAATATTATTGATGCCTCTTTTATTGTTTCGAGGCATCATCACTGAATTTTCAGCATCAGTCTCATCCACTTCAAGTCTCAGTTTATACCATCTGTTATATTCCTTTGTAGTGTGTATTAGGCTCTTTTGAAGTACTGTTATTGAATTTGATTGATGTTCCCCTATCAGAAACTGATGTCTGATCCTGTAATTATCAGGTTTGGTTGGCGTGGGCAGTCACGTGACAGTATTGGAACTGTACTATGTGTTGATGATGATGGGATCCTGCGTGTTGGGTTTCCTGGAGCATCCAGAGGATGGAAGGCTGATCCTGCAGAAATGGAAAGAGTTGAGGAATTCAAAGTCGGGGACTGGGTTCGTATTCGCCCCACTCTTACAACAGCAAAGCACGGTCTAGGATCTGTAACACCTGGGAGCATTGGTATAGTGTATTGTGTCAGACCAGATAGTAGTTTGTTGCTGGAATTGAGCTATCTTCCAAATCCATGGCATTGTGAACCAGAGGAGGTTGAGCCTGTTCCCCCCTTCAGGGTATGGGAGAAATGTTGGTTTTTCTATTGTACTGAAATAATTAGTACTTCTTTTCCccttgtttcattttttttatgtttcaacacttgatatatttattattttacagaTTGGTGATCGGGTATGTGTCAAGCGATCTGTTGCAGAACCTAGATATGCTTGGGGTGGTGAGACGCACCATAGTGTTGGAAGAATAAGCGAGATAGAGAGTGATGGTCTCTTAATAATTGAAATACCAAATCGACCAATACCATGGCAGGCTGATCCTTCTGACATGGAAAAGGTGGAAGACTTTAAGGTAATATCTCTCTGGATATTAGCTGATTTTCTTTTCCCCTACATAAATCTAATTATTTTAAACATGAACAGGTTGGGGATTGGGTTAGAGTGAAAGCTTCTGTATCCTCTCCAAAATACGGGTGGGAGGACATTACAAGGAACAGCATTGGGATAATCCATAGCTTGGAGGAGGATGGTGATATGGGTGTCGCCTTCTGCTTCAGGAGCAAGCCTTTTTGTTGCTCTGTGACAGATGTGGAGAAGGCCTCCCCTTTTGAAGTAGGGCAAGAGATTCATATGATACCATCTGTTACTCAGCCGCGACTTGGGTGGTCAAATGAAACTCCCGCTAGCGTTGGAAAAATTGTGAGAATTGACATGGATGGCGCTTTGAATGTAAGAATGCTCTTCTTTTATCTCAGTACTTAAGTGCTTGAGTGAGTGGTCATGTTCAAATCCCTTTTCTGCTCGTAATGCTATACAACTCCTTGCTGACCATGACATGCCAATCTGTTTTCAGGATGCTGGAAACATACTGACAGGATATTCAACgaatattattcttttcattAGTATTTGCTTTCTTTTGTATAAGCTGATGGTTGaacaatttgttatttttagctAATGCATTGTGATTGGCGACTTCTGCGGTTGTAGAATCACAACTCTTGTTTGTATGCACAcaataataatgttatttaggatattttaataaattgctgTACATCATAGAAGTTTTGTTTATTCTTATGTAGGTGAGAGTGGCTGGCCGACAGAGCTTGTGGAAAGTATCTCCTGGAGATGCAGAGCGACTTTCCGGATTTGAAGTTGGTGATTGGGTACGTTCAAGACCAAGCCTGGGAACTAGACCAAGTTATGACTGGAATAGTATTGGAAAAGAAAGTTTAGCTGTTGTGCATAGTGTACAAGAGACGGGCTATCTAGAGTTAGCTTGCTGTTTCCGTAAAGGGAGGTGGATTACTCATTACACAGATGTTGAAAAGGTCTCTTGCTTTAAAGTTGGGCAGTATGTTCGGTTCCGCTCTGGACTGGTTGAGCCAAGGTGGGGCTGGAGAGGAGCTCAGCCTGATTCACGAGGCATTTTAACTAGTGTCCATGCTGATGGGGAAGTGAGGGTCGCTTTTTTTGGTTTGTCAGGGTTGTGGAGAGGAGATCCTGCGGATCTTGAGATAGAGCAAATGTTTGAAGTGGGAGAGTGGGTGAGATTGAGAGATAATGCAAGTAATTGGAAATCCATTGGGCCAGGTAGTGTTGGTGTGGTACAAGGGATCGGATATGAAGGAGATGAATGGGATGGAACCATTTATGTTGGATATTGTGGGGAGCAAGAAAGGTGGGTGGGGCTTCCTTCCCAACTTGAAAGAGTGTACAGACTCGTGGTTGGCCAGAAAGTCAGGGTTAAACTATCTGTAAAGCAACCGAGATTTGGGTGGTCAGGCCACAGCCACGGAAGTGTTGGAACCATATCTGCAATTGATGCAGATGGAAAGCTGAGAATATATACTCCAGCTGGATCAAAAACTTGGATGCTGGATCCATCAGAAGTAGAGCTAGTAGGAGAGGAGGAGCTTCGCATCGGAGACTGGGTTAGGGTCAGGGCATCAATTTCTACCCCAACCCACCAATGGGGTGACGTGAGTCATTCAA harbors:
- the LOC133880670 gene encoding E3 ubiquitin-protein ligase KEG isoform X1 yields the protein MKVPCCSVCQTRYNEEERVPLLLQCGHGFCKECLSRMFSASPDSTLPCPRCRHVSVVGNSVQALRKNYAILALLSSPASNPSAGASFDCDYTDDDDDGGGGSVDDSDDDVDGDGSRRCSRGSLASSSTATGGCGPVIEVGAHQDLKLVRRIGESRRAGVETWAALIGGRRCRHRVAVKKVGVPEDVDVDWVLGQLESLRRASMWCRNVCTFHGAMRMEGSLCLVMDRCCESVQSEMQRNEGRLTLEQILRYGADIARGVAELHAAGVVCMNLKPSNLLFDASGRAVVSDYGLAGILKKPSCRKARPECDSSKIHSCMDCTMLSPHYAAPEAWEPVKKSLNLFWDDGIGISAESDAWSFGCTLVEMCTGSIPWSGLSAEEIYRAVVKARKLPPQYASVVGVGIPGELWKMIGECLQFKASKRPTFSAMLATFLRHLKEIPRSPPASPDNDSAKCSGSNLTEPSVVTEPEGFPDNSNHLHRLVSEGDVGGVRDLLGKAASGKINSSISLLLQAQNADGQTALHLACRRGSAELVEAILEYREANVDVLDKDGDPPLVFALAAGSPECVCALIKRGANVKSRLREGLGPSVAHVCAYHGQPDCMRELLLAGADPNAVDDEGESVLHRAVAKKYTDCALVILENGGCRSMAVLNSKNLTPLHLCVATWNVTVVRRWAEVATVEEIADAIDIPSPVGTALCMAAAVKKDHEIEGRELVQILLAAGAEPTAQDAPHGRTALHAAAMANDVELVKIILDAGVDVNIRNVHNTIPLHVALARGAKSCVGLLLSAGANCNLQDDEGDNAFHIAADAAKMIRENLEWLIVMLRNLDAAVEVRNHSGKTLRDFLETLPREWISEDLMEALVNRGVHLSPTIFEVGDWVKFKRSITAPKYGWQDARHKSVGFVQSVPDKDNLIVSFCSGEARVLANEVIKVMPLDRGQHVQLKPDVKEPRFGWRGQSRDSIGTVLCVDDDGILRVGFPGASRGWKADPAEMERVEEFKVGDWVRIRPTLTTAKHGLGSVTPGSIGIVYCVRPDSSLLLELSYLPNPWHCEPEEVEPVPPFRIGDRVCVKRSVAEPRYAWGGETHHSVGRISEIESDGLLIIEIPNRPIPWQADPSDMEKVEDFKVGDWVRVKASVSSPKYGWEDITRNSIGIIHSLEEDGDMGVAFCFRSKPFCCSVTDVEKASPFEVGQEIHMIPSVTQPRLGWSNETPASVGKIVRIDMDGALNVRVAGRQSLWKVSPGDAERLSGFEVGDWVRSRPSLGTRPSYDWNSIGKESLAVVHSVQETGYLELACCFRKGRWITHYTDVEKVSCFKVGQYVRFRSGLVEPRWGWRGAQPDSRGILTSVHADGEVRVAFFGLSGLWRGDPADLEIEQMFEVGEWVRLRDNASNWKSIGPGSVGVVQGIGYEGDEWDGTIYVGYCGEQERWVGLPSQLERVYRLVVGQKVRVKLSVKQPRFGWSGHSHGSVGTISAIDADGKLRIYTPAGSKTWMLDPSEVELVGEEELRIGDWVRVRASISTPTHQWGDVSHSSMGVVHRMEDGELWVAFCFTERLWLCKAWEMERIRPFKVGDKVRIRDGLVSPRWGWGMETHASKGQVVGVDANGKLRIKFRWREGRPWIGDPADIVLDESSFGTMGTS